The nucleotide window GACCTTCGAGAACTCGTCGGCGAGGATGCCCGACCCGAACACGGTGATGTCGCCTGTATCGCTCGCGACGACTCGTTCGACGCGCTGCTGGATGGGCGTCAGCGGGCTCGTCCCGCCCTGACCGGCGGCGGAGCCGGACGAGAGGCCGTCGGGGAGTTCGTGCGTGACGACGCCGATGGTCGCCGAGGCGCTCGCGGACTTCCGGTTGAAGTCCGACGACACCGAGCCCGTGAACGCCGGGTTGTCGGCGTTCGACCGGACGGCCTCTCGGACCTCGGAGGGGGTGGACCGCTCGAGGGCGCGGATCTGCGCCTCGGTCGTGCGCGCGGACGGGTCGATGGTCCGGGCGACGACGGCCGCCGCGCTGGAGGTGCTCGCCACCCGCAGGTCCTCGCGCTCCTCGAGCCGGTCCTGCGTCCGCAACATCCGGAGCATCGCCTGCTTCGAGAGCACGTTCCGGTTCCGCTGGATGAGCTGCGTGCTCCCCGTGTCGGCCTCGAACGACGGGCCGAACTCGCGCTGGACGTCCGAAAGCGCCTCCTCCGCCGGGATCCCGGAGGCGAACTGCGAGGTACCGGCCTCCGTCGACACGTTACTGAGACCGACGGCGAACACGGCAGTTACGAGCAGGAACGCGAGCACGACCCGGCCGGGCCGGTCGGTGATCAGGTCGCTCGCACGCTCGACGAGGCGCTCGTGGTCGAACTCGACCATCGGTTATCGCCGGTAGTAGTACGTGCCGGCGCCGAGCAGGACGAGCAGGAGCGCGACGCCGCCGAGAACCGGCAGCGGGAGCCCGCCGCTGTCGGTGTCGTTGACGGTAACCGGAACCTTGTACGCGTCGGAGATGCGGGTGTCACCGTCGGCCGTGACGTACTGGAAGTCCATGCTCAGCGGGTACGTCTTCTCGAGAGCGGACCCTCCAACGCTCAGGTCGAACGTGATCGTTCTCGTCTCACCCGGCCCCAGTTCGGACACGAACGCCTCGTCGTCGGCGGAGGACAGCGGCGCGTCGGCGAACAGCTTCGCCGAGACGTCGGTGACGGCGGTGTCGCGGTTGTTCGTCAGTTCGATCCGGAGTTCGCCGCCGGATCCCGGAGCGAACTCGGCGTCGACCGGGTCGACGACGAACTCGTCGCGCTTCTCCGCGACGTCGACGCGGACGTCGGTCGTGTCAGTCGTCCGCTGTGTGCCCTCGTCGTCGCGGTACTGCATCGAGAGCCCGAACTGGCGTGTGCCCGCCTCGGCGGCGTCGGCAACCTCGACGTCGAAGTCGAACTCGGCCGACCCGCCCGCCTCGAGCGAGCCGACGGCGACCTCCGTCTCGAGGGGCGAGAGGTTCGGGTTCGACGTCTCGAGCAGCACGACGACGTTGCGGGCGGTCCGCTCGCCCGTGTTCGTCACGGTCCCGGAGAGCGTGCCGTCGTCGCCGACGCGGAGCGAACTCTCGACGTCCTCGACGTCGAACGTCTGCTCGGACAGCGGCGTGAGGCCGAACGAGTGCGTCCGCGAACTCGTCGCGATGCCGTCCACGTCGTCGTACTGGGCCGTCATGTCGACGGCGTACTCGCGCGTCTCGGCCGAATCGGCGACCGTGGCGTCGACCTCGACGGACTTCGTCTCGTTCGGCTCCCACTCGCCGACGAACCGCCGGGTGCTCGCTGACTCCGAGAACGTCACGTCGGCGTTCGCCGACTCGAACGTCAGGACGGCGTTCGAGGCCGTCTCCTCGCCCGCGTTCGTGACGTCCACGGTGACGGTGCCGCTGCCGTCGACCGGGACGTT belongs to Halorarum halophilum and includes:
- a CDS encoding COG1361 S-layer family protein, coding for MSRRFLVLSLVVMLVTVPIAASAVDARFETSVPEPTLQPGTTQELTFQLTNDAEDPDDRADTAGDVEVTVRGGDTPISVRSGPRSLGTMQDGAPQSVTVTVNVPANISAGTYDLPVTVDYVDDTDDRETTTVTVPVRIEERARFVVEDVDANVPVDGSGTVTVDVTNAGEETASNAVLTFESANADVTFSESASTRRFVGEWEPNETKSVEVDATVADSAETREYAVDMTAQYDDVDGIATSSRTHSFGLTPLSEQTFDVEDVESSLRVGDDGTLSGTVTNTGERTARNVVVLLETSNPNLSPLETEVAVGSLEAGGSAEFDFDVEVADAAEAGTRQFGLSMQYRDDEGTQRTTDTTDVRVDVAEKRDEFVVDPVDAEFAPGSGGELRIELTNNRDTAVTDVSAKLFADAPLSSADDEAFVSELGPGETRTITFDLSVGGSALEKTYPLSMDFQYVTADGDTRISDAYKVPVTVNDTDSGGLPLPVLGGVALLLVLLGAGTYYYRR